One Sanguibacter keddieii DSM 10542 genomic window carries:
- a CDS encoding ATP-binding cassette domain-containing protein produces MPPGSALTFESVRVERGGRRLVDDVTFDVRERTVHALLGHNGAGKTSLLRAVAGLVPTRGGTIRAASTPAVLFVGDRYPPDLTAAQVIDHRSRLVGATETAEVVRSTGVDEFLTTRGAALSTGMAQRLSIATALLSGARVLVLDEPTSGLDPQGVEHLRATLLAIRDRGRTVLVCSHDLAQLELVCDDVTCLRQGRVTSTGPVAEAASGLPSPRQILRTSDDARAAEILDQHAVPTSRSARGVCLPAGASLPAALAALTGQVEVLEATVDRGLFVRLYDRDASAPPRRTTRARRRR; encoded by the coding sequence ATGCCTCCCGGCTCGGCCCTGACCTTCGAGTCGGTCAGGGTCGAGCGGGGAGGGCGCCGGCTCGTCGACGACGTGACCTTCGACGTACGAGAGCGGACCGTCCACGCGCTCCTGGGGCACAACGGAGCGGGCAAGACCAGCCTCCTGCGCGCGGTCGCAGGGCTCGTCCCGACGCGCGGCGGGACGATACGTGCCGCCAGCACCCCTGCGGTGCTCTTCGTCGGCGACCGGTACCCACCAGACCTCACCGCGGCGCAGGTCATCGATCACCGGTCGCGCCTGGTCGGCGCGACCGAGACGGCAGAGGTGGTCCGCTCGACCGGTGTCGACGAGTTCCTCACCACCCGAGGCGCAGCCCTCTCGACCGGGATGGCCCAGCGGCTCTCGATCGCCACGGCGCTCCTCTCGGGCGCCAGGGTTCTCGTCCTCGACGAACCGACGAGCGGTCTCGACCCCCAGGGCGTCGAGCACCTCCGGGCGACCCTGCTCGCGATCCGTGACCGCGGACGCACCGTCCTCGTGTGCTCGCACGACCTCGCCCAGCTCGAGCTCGTCTGCGACGACGTGACCTGCCTGCGCCAGGGACGCGTCACCAGCACGGGCCCGGTGGCAGAGGCCGCGTCCGGCTTGCCGAGCCCTCGGCAGATCCTCCGGACGTCGGACGACGCCCGCGCCGCCGAGATCCTCGACCAGCACGCCGTCCCCACCTCGCGGTCGGCCCGCGGCGTGTGTCTCCCCGCGGGCGCGAGCCTCCCTGCAGCGCTCGCCGCTCTGACCGGTCAGGTCGAGGTCCTGGAGGCGACCGTCGACCGCGGTCTCTTCGTCCGTCTCTACGACCGCGACGCGTCGGCACCACCTCGACGCACTACGCGTGCACGGCGGCGGCGATGA